The Pan troglodytes isolate AG18354 chromosome 8, NHGRI_mPanTro3-v2.0_pri, whole genome shotgun sequence genome window below encodes:
- the THNSL1 gene encoding threonine synthase-like 1, producing MLHFNRCHHLKKITQKCFSSIHVKTDKHAQRFLSRTFALAELRKSWYSTHSLVGDKNIILMGPPGAGKTTVGRIIGQKLGCCVIDVDDDILEKTWNMSVSEKLQDVGNEQFLEEEGKAVLNFSASGSVISLTGSNPMHDASMWHLKKNGIIVYLDVPLLDLIHRLKLMKTDRIVGQNSGTSMKDLLKFRRQYYKKWYDARVFCESGASPEEVADKVLNAIKRYQDVDSETFISTRHVWPEECEQKVSAKFFSEAVIEGLASDGGLFVPAKEFPKLSCGEWKSLVGATYVERAQILLERCIHPADIPAARLGEMIETAYGENFACSKIAPVRHLSGNQFILELFHGPTGSFKDLSLQLMPHIFAHCIPPSCNYMILVATSGDTGSAVLNGFSRLNKNDKQRIAVVAFFPENGVSDFQKAQIIGSQRENGWAVGVESDFDFCQTAIKRIFNDSDFTGFLTVEYGTILSSANSINWGRLLPQVVYHASAYLDLVSQGFISFGSPVDVCIPTGNFGNILAAVYAKMMGIPIRKFICASNQNHVLTDFIKTGHYDLRERKLAQTFSPSIDILKSSNLERHLHLMANKDGQLMTELFNRLESQHHFQIEKALVEKLQQDFVADWCSEGECLAAINSTYNTSGYILDPHTAVAKVVADRVQDKTCPVIISSTAHYSKFAPAIMQALKIKEINETSSSQLYLLGSYNALPPLHEALLERTKQQEKMEYQVCAADMNVLKSHVEQLVQNQFI from the coding sequence atGCTCCACTTTAACCGATGTCATCATCTGAAAAAGATAACCCAGAAATGTTTTTCTAGTATACATGTTAAAACGGATAAACATGCACAGCGATTTCTTTCAAGAACCTTTGCACTTGCGGAATTGAGGAAGTCATGGTATTCAACCCACTCTCTTGTTGGAGACAAAAATATTATCCTGATGGGACCtcctggtgctgggaaaacaacAGTAGGCAGAATAATAGGTCAGAAACTAGGTTGTTGTGTCATAGATGTGGATGATGATATCCTTGAAAAAACCTGGAATATGAGTGTGTCTGAAAAATTACAGGATGTTGGTAATGAGCAATTtttagaagaggaaggaaaagctGTGTTAAACTTCTCTGCATCTGGAAGTGTGATTTCCCTTACTGGGTCCAATCCAATGCATGATGCTAGCATGTGGCAtctgaagaaaaatggaataattGTATACCTGGATGTACCTCTACTAGATCTAATTCATCGTCTAAAATTAATGAAGACAGATAGGATTGTAGGTCAGAATTCTGGAACATCTATGAAAGACTTACTTAAATTTAGAAGACAGTATTATAAGAAGTGGTATGACGCTCGTGTTTTCTGTGAAAGTGGGGCTTCCCCAGAGGAGGTAGCTGACAAAGTTCTGAATGCAATTAAAAGATACCAAGATGTGGACTCGGAAACATTCATTTCAACAAGACACGTTTGGCCTGAAGAATGTGAACAGAAGGTTTCAGCAAAATTCTTTAGTGAAGCTGTAATTGAGGGGTTGGCTTCTGATGGTGGCCTCTTTGTTCCTGCGAAGGAGTTTCCAAAATTAAGCTGTGGGGAGTGGAAAAGCCTAGTAGGAGCAACCTACGTAGAAAGAGCACAGATACTGTTGGAAAGATGTATCCATCCTGCAGACATACCTGCTGCCAGGTTGGGAGAAATGATTGAAACTGCTTATGGGGAAAACTTTGCCTGCTCAAAAATTGCTCCTGTCAGGCACCTTTCAGGCAACCAGTTCATCCTGGAGTTGTTTCATGGACCAACAGGATCATTTAAAGATTTGTCTTTACAGCTTATGCCTCATATTTTTGCACACTGTATCCCACCAAGTTGCAATTATATGATACTTGTAGCTACTTCAGGAGACACAGGGAGTGCAGTCTTAAATGGTTTTAGTCGTCTAAATAAGAATGATAAGCAAAGGATAGCTGTGGTTGCATTTTTTCCTGAGAATGGAGTAAGCGATTTTCAAAAAGCACAAATAATtggcagtcagagagaaaatgGATGGGCAGTGGGTGTTGAGTCAGATTTTGATTTTTGCCAGAcagctataaaaagaatttttaatgatTCTGATTTTACTGGCTTTCTTACTGTGGAATATGGAACAATCTTAAGTTCGGCTAACTCCATAAACTGGGGCCGACTACTTCCGCAGGTAGTTTATCATGCTTCTGCATATCTTGATCTTGTTAGTcaaggatttatttcttttggaagCCCAGTCGATGTCTGTATTCCCACAGGAAACTTTGGTAACATTTTAGCAGCAGTGTATGCCAAAATGATGGGAATCCCGATTCGAAAATTTATCTGTGCCTCTAATCAGAACCATGTTTTGACTGATTTTATAAAAACAGGACATTATGACCTAAGGGAAAGAAAATTAGCACAAACCTTTTCACCGTCAATAGATATTCTCAAATCTTCAAATCTAGAACGACATTTACACTTGATGGCTAATAAAGATGGACAGCTAATGACAGAATTATTTAATCGATTAGAAAGTCAGCATCATTTCCAGATAGAAAAGGCTCTAGTTGAGAAACTTCAGCAGGATTTTGTAGCTGACTGGTGCTCTGAGGGAGAGTGCCTAGCAGCTATTAACTCCACCTATAATACTTCAGGGTATATTTTGGATCCACACACTGCTGTTGCAAAAGTGGTTGCAGATAGGGTGCAAGACAAAACTTGCCCTGTGATTATCTCATCTACAGCCCATTACTCAAAGTTTGCACCTGCTATCATGCAGGCTTTAAAGATTAAAGAAATCAATGAGACTTCATCAAGTCAGCTCTATTTGCTGGGTTCATACAATGCATTACCTCCACTGCATGAGGCTTTATTAGAGAGAACAAAACAGCAAGAGAAGATGGAGTACCAGGTCTGTGCAGCTGATATGAATGTCTTGAAGAGTCATGTGGAACAACTTGTCCAAAATCAATTCATATGA